A window of Massilia sp. NR 4-1 genomic DNA:
ATGCGCCGCGCCGGCTACCAGGCCAAGCTGCTGGTCGTACCCAGCAACCGCGCCCTGGCCGCCGTTGCCAATCCCGCCTCGCGCAACACCCTGATCATTCCGCTCGCCCGGGTCGACGCGCGCGAAGACAAGTACACCTGGATTGCCCCCATCCTCAAAGTCAACCGCGCCTTCTTCTCCCTCGATAAGACGGTCAACTCCTTTGGCGAAGCGCGCGCGGCCTTCAAAGTGATCGGCGCGGCCCGGGGCACGGCGGGCGTGCACATTTTGCGCGCGAACGGCTTTGCCGATGGCCAGATTTATGAACTCAACCAGGATCAGACGCCGCAAAAAATGCTGCTGAACCGGCGCATCGACGCCTGGTATGGGCCGGTCGCGGAAGGCAAGGCCTGGGTGAAGACAAGCGATATCGATAACCGGGTGCAGGTCAGCGCTCCGCTCGGTCCCACCTACAACTACCTGGCCTGCTCCAAGAGCTGCGATGCCGAGCTGGTATCCCGGCTGGGCGGCGCGCTGAAGAGCATGGAAAAGGACGGCACCTCGAAATCGATCCAGAAGAAGTATGGCGATATCGAATAGCCATCCACAACAAGGGGTCAGGCGCGGTTGATCGACACCCCGCCATCGACCAGCATGGCGGTGCCGGTCGTGAAGCTCGACAGGTCGGAAGCCAGGTACAGCACCGAACGCGCGATTTCATCCGGCGAGGCCAGGCGCTTCAAGGCATGCATGCCGGCGACAAAGGACTTGGCTTCTTCCGTGTTGGCGACCGCGCGGCCCATCGGCGTATCCGTGCCGCCGGGAAGAATGGCGTTGACGCGGATGCCTTGCGGCCCCAGTTCCGCCGCCAGCGCCTGCGTCAGGCCGATCAGGCCCGCCTTGCTGGCGGCGTAGGCGGCCATCTGGGGCATGCCCGCCGTGTAACCGACAAAGGTGGAGGTGAAAATCAGCGATGCGCCGCTGCGGCCGGTCATGGCGGGAATCTGATGCTTTGCCGCCAGGAAGGCGCTGGTGAGATTGGTGTCCAGCGTGTTGCGCCAGCCCTCCACGCTGACATCGCTGGTGGCACCCATTTCGCCCAAAGTGCCGGCATTATTGAAAGCGATATCGAGCTGGCCGAAATGCTCCAGCGCCGTGGCGACGGCATGGCGCGCGCAACGCTCATCGGCCACATCGCCCGCGCACGCCACGGCGCTGCCGGGTTCCAGGCTGGCGACCAGCGCATCGAGTTCCGCCTGGCGGCGCGAGACCAGGACCAGCTTCGCGCCCTCCTGTGCGAACAGCTTGGCGGTGGCATAACCGATACCCGAACTGGCGCCGGTGATGATGGCTACCTTGTTATTTAACAGCTTCATTTCTGCTCCTTTCGCATGACAGATAGATGCCTACGATAGAGCCGACCGCCCTGCTGGACACTCCGCTTCTTGTCATTGAATTCCATCGCTGGCATTACAAAAGCCATACATCCCGGCCCAGTCCAGCGTATATAGTGGCCCCACCCTTGAACCGTCCCGGAGCCTGCCATGCATCCGCGCCCCGCATATCCGCTTCTATGGTTGCTGCTCTATCTTCCGCTCGCGGAAGATCCACCGATGCCGGGATGGGCGGCATGGGAAGCGCTGGCGGCCACAAATAGCAAAAAGCCGGCCTCGCAGTGAAGGCCGGCTTTTTTCAGAAAGTCAAAAATCGCCACAGGATGATCCACCATCCCGCCAGCAGCTGGCTCAGACAGGATTACACCAGCCAGAGACCTTGCCCTGCTTGCTGCGCCTGCATCACGGCGTCCTGCGCGATCCAGCTGCCCACCAGCTCGGCGCGGCTGTGGGTGCCCAGATAGTTCACCCACGCGGCTTCGCCGCCGGCAGCATCAGCGGCCAGGCCGCTGTTGGCGTACAGCGCGTGCACGAAGGCC
This region includes:
- a CDS encoding ABC transporter substrate-binding protein, whose translation is MLLSTAAASCAAQELTMYLMEVPPLTINTAERKGVVGDIVLEAMRRAGYQAKLLVVPSNRALAAVANPASRNTLIIPLARVDAREDKYTWIAPILKVNRAFFSLDKTVNSFGEARAAFKVIGAARGTAGVHILRANGFADGQIYELNQDQTPQKMLLNRRIDAWYGPVAEGKAWVKTSDIDNRVQVSAPLGPTYNYLACSKSCDAELVSRLGGALKSMEKDGTSKSIQKKYGDIE
- a CDS encoding SDR family oxidoreductase; its protein translation is MKLLNNKVAIITGASSGIGYATAKLFAQEGAKLVLVSRRQAELDALVASLEPGSAVACAGDVADERCARHAVATALEHFGQLDIAFNNAGTLGEMGATSDVSVEGWRNTLDTNLTSAFLAAKHQIPAMTGRSGASLIFTSTFVGYTAGMPQMAAYAASKAGLIGLTQALAAELGPQGIRVNAILPGGTDTPMGRAVANTEEAKSFVAGMHALKRLASPDEIARSVLYLASDLSSFTTGTAMLVDGGVSINRA